The DNA segment gtggcggcgcgggccgCGGGCCGCCGGGACGGCGTGGGGAGGCGCCGAGTCGACGACGGCGCATCGGCGGTCGCCCGGTCGCTCTCCTGGCTGTGGCGGCtggatgggagggagggaggagatagGGTTAATTAGATTTTGGGATGTTCTTTTGGGCCAATGGGCCTGAAATAGTGAGGagagaaggaataagttcatctgacgTCCCTTGACTTGTAAAGGAATCCGATTTAAGtccttcaaccagaaaaccaaATACAACGGGtacctcaactatcaaaaccgatgTAATATAGGTCCCATGGCAGTTTGGATGGTGATTTtagctgatgtggcgcctacgttgCTAATTTGACTCGTTTTTCATCTGACGTGGTATTCACGTGGTACATGAAGCAAAatttaatctctactattataaaaattgaagatgtttttaccagaactttggtacgtcatccgtgtttgagttgattttttaattttatgttatCTCTATCAATATTTCCGTTGTCtgttaataaagaaaaaaaaagtcctgcTCAAAGAggtaaaaacgaaaaaacaaagTCCGACTCAAaagcaataataaaaaaaaagcatcttGCGTCCGacttccataaaaaaaaggaaaaaaatgtctcgccaataaaaagaacaaaaaagaagTCCGTTTGGTTTCTttggcacgggtatttttttcaacttttttttcacgCGAAAGAGTTTTTTTTCGCACGCGCTTAGGCTCTTggttttttcatcttttttaatCCCATTGCGCCTCCCGGCagcttttggttttttttatcaatttttttgtcGCCGGTTTTTTCTCCTATGTGCTTTTGGTTTTTCTCATCTGGTTTTTTAATCCGATCTTTTTGCCGCACGCCTCCCGAGTTGAACCCTgtagccacgccgccgccatatTGATTGTGCGTTTTCTCCTCAAAATAAAATCGATTCCCCACTCCTCCCTCATCATTTCCTCCATTATTTTCCCTTTCGATTCGGATTTAATTTGTCATATTTAATATCCGTTTAACATTTGCCGATGATAATAGCTATCTTCCCCAGTCtttttatcccgagttttacactctgattttggaaaaaaaaaaacataaagaggagatcgagtggaTGAAAcaccctcaaccaattttgggtTATCAAGAAAGATTCGACTGATTTGACGAGGAACAAAGAGTTTTACGCTCTGATTTTGGAAAAAACGGAAAGAAAAGATTGAGTGGATAAAAAATCCTCAACCAATTTTAAGTGATCGAGAAAAATTCGACCAGATTTAATGGGGGAGATTTGCTTCGGTAACCATCCAGCCACGGACTATCTTTAAGGGGTTGAAGATGGTAGTAGACTATGCTAGCTGAGCTTACAGCTACTTGGCTACAGGCCAAACATAGGGACGTAGCAGAGTGGCCTAGGGCAAAAATGGAAGAAAGGCTATCTACCCTACACCCAGGAAagattttcattaactttttcaattaaaatgtATATAGCGATCccaatatttcaatttattgctCAGCTTTTAATATATAAGTGAAAAAACgtctttacccgttgcaacgcacgagcattttttctagtaacttaaaaaataaaaaataaaacaaaatatgtgggcCAACATGTCAGtcaaataacaaattttaaaatattaggacccacatgtcagtggcccacttcctccacctcatcccctctcttctctctctttcccttctccttctcccctcttccctttcttcttcttcatatGCGGCCGGTGGCACACGGCTGAGGTGGTGGGCGGCGGAAGAGAGGCTTTTAATGGACCTGGTGCAGCAGGTCCACCAATCGATGGTGAACCCGACGACGCTATCCATGGCTACGCCGCCGTAGAGGGAAGGGAGTAGCGGTAGATGGCCTTGAGAGCCATGGATCCACGTCAGGTGGACACCTTGCGCCCTCGTCTGTCGTTGCTcccgtggtggcggcgtcggtaGGCACGATGTTGACGCCCTTGATGCCGTGGCTGAGCATGGAGAGGGCCTTGAGGTCAGTGAGGCTCAGTTGCGGCGACACAACCCCATTCTTAAGGAGTGGTACCGATCTGAATCCCCTGAACTCATCTCACCGGTGTGTGGCTACCGTGGGCAACCGACGAAGAGGGGCCTTCGGTGGACTTGATGGCCGACGAGCTGCTCTAGGAGATCCTGATACGCCTGCTGTCCCGCAGCATCATCAGTATTTAAGCTAATCTACACCATCGCCGAGATCTAGAGGCCCGCGGCGGCTCGTCTCCGTCGCCAACATGCGCCACCCGTCGGCTGTATTGCTGCATCCTGCCTTCTaccattttcaaaaaaaaaaatttgcaatttGGTCCTCGGCGCCAATGACGTTGGCGCTGTCCCCCTTCACATTTGTAAATTAACTTTCATCGGGGGGCTAGGGGGACGGCGCAACGTCATTGGCGCCGTCATATTGGACCACAGCGCCAAAGACATTGGCGCCCCGAAAAGGATCATTCTAGAATAAGGTTttttaggggtctatttgtaggataagtttttcaaaaggattaaaaatgtgaaaaatccagcctTACATGACACGCTCACAGTGTTGATGGAAGTTGACGCAAATTATCATGGGGTGCGCAATATCTCAGCACCCCAAAGCACCATAGCCCTTGCACACTCTAGAAGCAATTGATATCTATACTTCTATATCTatggcctgtttggcacagctccagctccagctccacccctcctggagttagagctcagccaaacagtttcagcttcaccaaaactgggagtggagctggatggagctctctcacaaaatgaactagagttgtggagctgagtttaggcagctccacaactccactccagactcaactcctggagctaaatttaggagttggagctgtaccaaacaggcccctATACTAGTATATAAAGGAGGAGTTTTACCCTCCTATCCTACAGCCAAATCACACAGATAACGCGGTATCCGGCATCTCCATCATGTTCAATCCATCGCTAATCCTCGCCGCGTtccccgcctccgccctcgCACCCAAATCCCACGGCATTCAATCCATCGCGCAATCTCGCCGCCGCGACAAATCCTCAAAACCGCTGCGCTCACCCCGCCACCgcgcatccatccatccatcgccaTGTCGCGCATCCTCCCCATCCCTCAccggtgagagagaggaagaatgtACACGCCGTCTCTCCCGCATCTCGCGGTCAGCCTCGCGCTCACCACCTGCCCTTGATTGCCATGCCAGTCCGGGCTCCAGCGCCACGGCCGGCTTCTGTCACCAGATCCGCCTCGCCTAAAGCAGCCGACGCCTGATGCTCTCTTGTGCAACTTCCATGCTTGTATGGATCCAGGCAGGCTTTCAGCCGCCAGCGGCGGCCGCTGGATGCGGCTTATCATCTCTGCCCTCGCTGCTGGATCGAGGATGCAGCTCACCACCATAGCCGTTCAAGCAGGGGAAGCTGGTCACTTCTGTGGTAGCACCGGTAATCATCGTGGTAAAGTATATGCACGATTGGTAGATTGATTGATCAATCAGAAGATACGCTCGCTTGGTCTGATGGTCTTGTTCAGTGTTCACTGTTGGCTGAGATAGATTGATTGGTTGTTTTCTCGGGAATTTGCAACAGAGGGGAATTTTCATGGAGCTCATCCATAGGTGGACGATGGACAGCAATGCCACGGAAGGCGAAAGAGCACGCCGCGACAAGAAAGCTCATGAACCAGCAGATGGACCCTTTTAATCAGACATTGCTTTCTTTTATCAGGTTTTACAGCTTGCTTACACACATACAGTGCTTGCTTTAAcaagtagtatatgtttatcgTGTTTAACCTACAGCTTTACAAGTCCAGGTGTTAGATTAGTTGATTCGAAGGTAATCATTTAGTTTCTCAGGGATGGTAATTTGAAGATTGTAAAACCTTCTATATTTAGGCCTATTATATCAGAGTTAATAAAATGGGACTGGAAGAGGGATTTGTGTTCTAATATGAATGTCGACAAGAAGGCAAAACTTTTGGAAAGGAATAATGAGTAGAAAGAAGAGCAACATCTGATATGAAAGATTTCTGTAACATACACCTAATTTATATGAAACCAACCTGAAACAACAAATTGTGCTTATCAAATTGATAAGAGTACTTGCATTAGCCTAtggcttgtgttttttttttttttggctatgaAAAGCTTTGGTATACATTATATTATTTGTATTCTTCCACGGTTTCAGCTTATTTTGGTACCATATTTGAAGGATGGATTAATTCCCCCGAGCACCCCAATTGATGTTGCACAACATAAGCACCAGCTGTTAAACTATGTCACGTAAATGGAGATCTTGGCCTCACTGTCTGCTTGAGTACCCCTACAGGTGAatcctctttcaatattatataatctatcaacaggttcgagtgaatgattgagctattaaaggatggcacatatctagccttgagcttaatcgatatcgtgaggcaaaggggttcatacaagtatacactagaggttcagccgatatgatctttatatatgcccggtgggtcaatacgttctgctaggggccgccgttgacgcgtggaccgaaaaggagttttcgggtttcagccgagtgtacatgaacctacagggtcgcacgcttaatgggccggaataaggggtttggatggagatccaatatgagcttaattcggatagggatctaAATAGGattcctacgggccttggaggcccgagtgatggatcctatatattcgtgaagGGTgcgaccggcggaggcattgcatcacgtaagaaaccctagccgtcacttccctctccgagcaaaaccctagccgcgggcgggtgctagcacatctgcgcgtggtgttccgtccctgtacgtgtggataccggtagaggcgccgctggtttgcggtgctgatcggcgtgggagtacggcgagaagaacgcacgaggaggagaaggtcgagccggtgtgatcgactacttcctctacatcgccgcgcgctacttcgcgagaattCCTTTGACTTCTTAGCGTCTTTTTCCgttgcgcagcgcgtcgagtggtaacgatctatgatctaatacttgcatggttcctggtttacgcgatagaaaattttgatttatgctgtcgtagcctacgcgtatcccaacagctTGTGCTCTACTTTGGCACCTACCGTCCCGGGATCCCTTCGCCGGGGTGTTATCTGGTGCTCAACACCTGGGCCAACTCGGTCGCCATCATCCTGCCTCTGCACACCACCTGCGTTACCAGCATGTCGCACTGCGGCATTGGGACCGGGGTCACCATCCTACGCCACAACGACTACTACGACTACGTCCTCGTCGAGCTCTTCTCACATCAGGACACCCGAACCCATCTCGCCTCCAATAAGGTCACTCTCTTCTTGTGGTGGTCTCCTAGCTCTGGCCCGCTCGCCGACGGTCAGTGGATACAGAAAGAGGTGCTACTCCCCATCCCTGCTTCCAATCAAGATAAGGACGACGTGACATGGCCACCCACCTACTCCTTCTGTGCAGACATGGTGTTTGCTGTTTTGACCATCTCGCTTTGCTGGGTTGATCTTAGGACAGGGATCTTGGTCTGCGATCACATTCACAAGCTCGGCACCGGCactgacgacgatgatgatcaCCTACTTTTGTTCTTCATCTCATTGCCTGAGGAATGCGTCATGAAGCCTAGCCTTCTATCTTGGAAGAGGTCGGCAGAAGAGCACCGCACCATGATCTGTAGGGACCTGGAGACCATCCTGTTCATCTCCATGGACAACTACATCCAGAGCACCGCACCATGATCTGTAGGGACCCGGAGACCATCCTGTTCATCTCCATGGACAACTACATCCAAGGCCTCCCCATTGGCGATACAGTGCTCACGACATGGACTCTCAAGTTCCCACTCACGAACCATTGGACCTGGGAGAAGCACTCTGCTCCATCCTTGTTCGTGGGAGACCTCCTAAATGACCTTCCAGTCTTGAAATTAAAGAATCCAAGGATGATAGGAAGGCGCTGCACATTGCCAACTGCCCGGTCAGTAGCATTGACAGTCAAAACCATCTTATCACTAGCCTCACTATTACCGAGTATGAGAGGAAGCATGAGCAAGGGCACTGGGGAGTCACGGGATTCTGTACGAGATCAGCATTGACATGGATGGCAGAACGGTCTTGGAGTGGTCTTCTCTTGAAAGTCGCCACTCAAAGATATTTGCAGCTGAGTTTAACTGCTGCTTACAACAGGTACACTACTCCCTCTTTTGTCCATTTAAAGTGTATATAATTTTGATACGGCAAACTCTTGGAAAGTTAATTTAAAGGGTGAACTCCATTTCATCGTCCCATCTGCGGTTTGCTCCTTTCCCatttttccccttctttttttAGATTGCCCTAACTTCTTTCTCTTTTGTGAACTTTGTTTCTTCAAAACAATGGGATGGGAAAGTTTGCAGCGGAGTTGGTCATCAACATTTAAGTCGTTGAGCGACGAAGAAGTggttgatgaggatgatgaaAATTGGAAGTGGGTGTTCCCGGATGAAGTGGGTAATGAGTGACTTGTTTAAGCATTTTACAAAACTAGTAAtgtgcccgtgctaacgctacggcgGTATTTTATAATGCAAGTGTTGTATATTCACATTGTTGGAAAATGCTATTGACAATTCTTAGTACAAAATGTAATAGCAATGAACCGATATTATAATCGATTGATGCATATCCTTGTTGCGTTGTTCCGACCCACCATTTCAATCTCAAAAGATTATTGACAtaatgataaaaaaacaaatttccaCAATTGTACACTGGCAAGAAACCTAGGAAGACAGTATCAAGCACATATATAGTCGAAGACACTGGCAAGATCCCTGTGGTTGAAGCACATAAACAGGTATGCAGCCTAGCTAAGGAAGAAGGAACGTTTGAGAAGTGGGAGTAGCTACTACATAAGTGGGATCGAACTGCATAGATCTCAGCTACTTCTTGTTGGCTTCTTCCCCAACCATGCAAAGAATTGTATATAGAGCCACCATACGCGCTGCAACATGGCCAACTGATAATATAGGATTTAGTACAGCTAGGCAATTGAAGAGACTGAGCACATACACTTTGGctgttttaaataaaacattTTCTTTTGTATTGTCTCTGCAAGTGCTCAATCAGAAAAGGTTAATCAGAATTGTCACCAGGTGACAATCTCACAAACCAAGTAGGCAGATTTCCTTTTTATCAATGATGTGACAGATCGAATTGAACTTTTGCATATCATTATTGTAAACAAGGTAAATCCTTTTTTAGTTGGTTCATGCAAATGGAAACTACATCAGAAATGTGGTGCCCTATCATGGCCTAGGTTATGCCTGAATTTTCTTGTGCCTTGCTAAAGAAAGAAGAACTGTCCATGTTTCTTCATATTTGAAGATTCAAATAATTCCAGTTTTTCCATTTCGCAATCAATCACTGACTCTGTTAAAACCAAgaagagagaatccattatatgccactgactttgtcacatGTCTATGATTTGCCACTGACTTTCTCACGTTCTTACAATATGCCATCAACTTTTtcttaacttctacgatttaccatcgccgtccaGTTAGCCTTTGTTAGCACTGCACAATTTtatccaaatgaccaaaatacccctaggacaaaaacttctaaaatttggacaaaaattcgaaaatatcatattataaacacAAGATTGTAAACATtcaaattttggccaaaaacttaaaatatgatatttcataatgtttatccaaattttgaaattttttgtcctaggggtattttagtcatttgAGCAAATTTATAGAGTCCTAACGGAGACTAACTGAACGGCGATAGTAAATCGTAGAAATTAAGTAAAagtcgatggcatattgtaAACTTGATaaagtcagtggcaaatcgTAGATCCGTGACaaactcagtggcatataatAGATTCTATCCAAGAAAAATCAGGAGAAACTAAAATTAGTGAAAGAACATACCATAATGGCTAGAATGTTTGATCTGCACCGATGACGCCTGAAACTGACCCAGGGAGGTGAAACTAAAATATCAATTCTGAATCATCATGCGTTGCTGTCCTCAATTACATCAAGTAGTGATCATTCAAAACACATAGGCTTACATCGCAAGGAGCCAAGGTAACAGGAAAAACCAACATTTAAGTGCTGTTGAAAAAGACACTAATTCCATCCAAACACCATAATACAGGATTTAGTACAGCTAGGCAATTGGAGAGACTGCGTACATACACTTTGGCTgtttaaaataaaacattttattttgtattgtcTCTTCAAGTGCTCAATCAGAAAAGGTTAATCAGAATTGTCACCAGGTGACAATCTCACAAACCAAGtaggcagattttttttttatcaatgatGTGACGGATCGAATTGAACTTTTGCATATCATCACAAACTGAGATTGTTACGATGAGTCTAAAACAAGACTAATTATAACAGCAAAATAAACCCAAGCCATAATTATGTATTGTCCATGCTTATCTAACATCTAGAATATTTCATTCCTCGATTTTTCATCTTTCTCAACAAACAAGGTGGGCTAGCGGCCAAGCAGAAACCTACTGGGTAGCTGGAAGTGTGGCTGGAAATCTATTTGTCATTTCTCTCTAGGCTAAAAACTACATCTTGATTCTGGAAGTGGAGCTAAGACACCTATTGGATCGACTTGGGCTGAAAAAAGAATGTTCTATCTGAGACACCAATTGAAACACATACAGTTGCATATCTTTCTGAAGAAATTGCCTGCAGCCTCTTACATCTTCCAATTCTGCAAGCAAGCAAGGTAGCAGGCTAGCGGCCAAGCGGAAACCTTGAGTCCAGCTGCACTGACTGACATGATGATTTAAATAACATTGGAAGTGTAAATTAAATGATAAGTGACATGATGATATAACGCATATTGTCAACACATTTTTGTTTTGGCACTGAAGCAACAAGCATGGGCCTCAAACTTGGAAGAGTTTCGAGAGGCTGTAAAATAAACTAATGAGGCGAATCCCATATTCCCATCAGCTAGGCAATAAACACTTAATGAATGAGAGAGCACAATACCACAATTCGATTTAATCATCTTGTCAATGTTAACAAATTAGACCCGAGTTCCTACACTCCTGCGGCACGGGCTGCTCTCATACATCCGCACCAGGGCTATTTCGTCTTCCCAAAAAACAGAAAACATAGTTGAGCCTTCAAAAGCAAAAGCTTATATGCAGGGTATTGAGCATTATCGCTGATTAGAAAATAGTCCCTGTTCTAAACCAAGAGATTGAGTGCAAGTAGGTATTTATGATGTGAAGTAGGAAACTTTCCCTTCCTCCCagatcatagaaaaaaaatatttctacttCACAGGATTTTATACATGAAGGAGCACAAAGAAATGTTTCAAATATTAACAAACAGAATGGACCTTTTTCAATGAGAAATTTACCTCGGTGGTGAGCGCGGGCGGAGCCTGGTTTGGGCACTGCGAGGGCAACCTTCTTGGATGATCATCCGCGACGGGCGGAGGTCAAGGGCAGAGCTACAGTGTGGCCATGGACGACAACAGTCAACAGGTCTGACGCAGGTGAAATAGACATTGTCCAGTACGGCGTTGCAGGCGATAGGATATTAGTGGCAAGCCCTTATCCGACAGCGCTGATAACCATTATTGTTACCTTTTCAAAGAACAAATAAGTAATGAACAAAAATCATCAATTTTTATCCCAATCCATTTTTCTGTCGCCCCACTGTGGGGAGAAACTCCCTGCCCGACAAACAAatgaaaagaggaaaaagggaAAGAGGAAGCGAGCAATTAGGGGGAAAACGAAAATGGATTTCCAGATTGAAACTAAAAAGCGGTCTTTTTGTTTGAAGCGATGGGACCAAAGTCCAATGTCCTCAATGCAACTTCGTCTGATAAACTGATCGTATGTTTGATCATGCAACTACATATTgaaaattactactccctccatcctaaaatataagcattttttgaGTCTCACCACGGTCTCCGTTATACTACTTTGACGAACAACATCTACGaaagtaaaatgttttaaataaaaagtgttgcatattatgatagttcatttaatgataaatatagtaagattaaatttatatgattaatatttttattttttttgctattaatagtcaaaatttaaaagtttgacttgtctctattctaaaaatgcttatattttgggacggagggagtatgtatgtgCAGAGATAAAGAGGTATCAAACTACACGTTGAGGACACAATTATTTGATGAACTGAGTGGAAGATTAGTTTCCTTCTCTCCATTCTTCTCACGTTGATTTCTGTTAATTTGATAATGGTGGTTTGTATTATCGGGTTCGGTGTG comes from the Oryza glaberrima chromosome 9, OglaRS2, whole genome shotgun sequence genome and includes:
- the LOC127783549 gene encoding uncharacterized protein LOC127783549; its protein translation is MSHCGIGTGVTILRHNDYYDYVLVELFSHQDTRTHLASNKVTLFLWWSPSSGPLADGQWIQKEVLLPIPASNQDKDDVTWPPTYSFCADMVFAVLTISLCWVDLRTGILVCDHIHKLGTGTDDDDDHLLLFFISLPEECVMKPSLLSWKRSAEEHRTMICRDLETILFISMDNYIQSTAP